The DNA segment GAATTCAGAAATATTGCCATCATCGCCCACGTGGATCACGGAAAAACGACACTGGTTGACGGTATGCTGCGACAAAGCGGCATTTTCCGGGAAAATCAGCAGGTGAACGACCGGGTGATGGACTCCATGGATCTGGAACGGGAGCGCGGCATCACGATCATGGCAAAAAACACGGCGGTGTGGTACAAACACATCAAAATAAACATCATCGACACGCCGGGACATGCGGATTTTGGCGGCGAAGTTGAGCGCAGCCTGAATCTCGTCGATGGCGCTCTGCTTTTAGTCGACGCCAGCGAGGGACCTTTACCCCAAACCAGATTTGTCGTGAAAAAAGCGCTGGCGAAAAAATTGCCCATCATTCTTGTGATCAATAAAATTGATCGCTCGGATTCCAGAATTAACGCGGTCATCAACGAAGTTTACGACCTGTTCATTGATCTGGATGCAGACGAAGAACAAATCGATTTTCCGATACTTTACACCAACGCAAAATTGGGTGTCGCTCATCTGGAATTAGACGATGCTTCCGAGAATCTCAAACCTTTATTCGATACAATTGTCTCTGAGATTCCCGGGCCCAAAGCCGACGACGACGCAACGCCACAATTTCTCGTGACAAATCTTGATTACGATTCTTACGTCGGCCAGATTGCTATCGGGCGTTTGGCTAATGGGAAATTGTCCATGGGCATGACATATTCGCTCTGCGGAAAAAATGAAATTACGCGCGGCGTTAAGTTTTCTGCGTTGTATTCTTTCCACGGGCTGGGGAAAAAGCAGGTTGACGTCGTCCATTCAGGCGACATCATTGCGCTGGCAGGTGTGGACAACATTCAGATCGGCGACACGATTTCGGGTCTGGAAAATCCGCAGCCGTTACCGCGCATCCACGTGGATGAGCCGACGGTGTCCATGATTTTTTACGTGAATAACAGCCCCTTCGCCGGAACCGAAGGACAATTTTTGACATCAAGGCATTTGAGAGAGCGGCTGGGACGCGAGACAAAAGGCAATGTCGCCATCAAAGTCATTCCGCAGAATCGCGCCGATGCTTTTGAAGTGCGCGGCCGCGGCGAGCTGCAAATGGCAGTGCTGATCGAAACCATGCGGCGCGAGGGTTACGAATTCATGGTCTCCAAACCTCAGGTGATCAAAAAAGAGATCGACGGGAAATTTTTTGAACCCGTAGAAAGAATTTTTATCGACGTGCCGGAAGAATACGTGGGCGTAGTGACGGAGAAACTCTCCAAACGAAAAGGTCGCATGACTGATTTGAACAATCACGGAAACGGCCGCGTCAACATCGAATTTGTCATCCCGACGCGCGGGCTCATCGGATTTCGCAGCCAATTTTTGACGGACACCAAGGGCACCGGCGTGATGAATGCGCTCTTTGAAGGTTTCGAGCCTTGGTTTGGCCCCATTCCGCAGCGCGCATCCGGTTCGCTCATCGCGGACAGAGCCGGCAGAGTGACGCATTACGCGTGTGTGGGCATGGTGGATCGCGGCGAACTTTTCGTCTCTCCGAACACGCAGGTTTACAACGGCATGGTCATCGGCGAGCGCAACAGAAATAGCGATCTGGAAGTCAATATCACCAAAGAAAAGAAACTAACCAACATGCGCAGTTCCACGTCCGACGCCACGGTGACCTTGCGGCCTCCGCGGTTGCTTTCGCTGGATCAGTCCATTGAATTCATCGCCGAAGACGAGCTTGTGGAAGTCACACCAAAAAATATCCGTCTGCGAAAAATGGAGCTGAATGTGCAGAAAAGGACGGCTTTGAAGAAAAAAGAGAAGATTACGGAGATGAAGGTGGCGTGAAAATTAGAAAAGTGTTAGCAAAGTGTGCCCCAACTTTAAGGTGGAGCACATTTTGGAACTCTGAATAAAAATATTTGTAAAAAATTTGACTGCTTTCCTATCGCTGCCGTCCAGAATCCCATTATTTCGTCAAAACCACCTTCAGTTTCTCGTCAGTATGTAAATAAATCGTCTGGTGCACGTAGGTGCTGATTTTTCTTGTTTTGCCGTTTCCGCGAGGGATTTCAATTTTTACGGGGGCATAGAGATAATATTTGCCTTCACCGAGGCGTTTGAAGACAAATTTTCCGGAGTCATCGGTCACGGTTTTGCGAATATATTTTAAAGCGCGCAAATCCGGCTCTTCGATGGGAATGCCGTTCTGCACGGTTTTCACGTAAAATTCCTCGCTGTAGCTTGTCGCGGGATTTAGGGTCACTTCGCAGCCGACGCCAAATTCTTTTCCTCCATTTGGTTTCGGCAAAACAATTTGTCCCTCAATTTCCGAAGTACCGGTCAATTGCAAAAATTTATAATCTGCCGGATTAAAGGGTCTCCGTTTTTCGCGTCTCATCCCGGATTGCGTCGCTATACATCCCGCAAAAATCAACAAAATCATTGTCATCCCAGTCCAGCGCATTTGAAGTTCCTTTATTT comes from the Calditrichota bacterium genome and includes:
- the typA gene encoding translational GTPase TypA, which gives rise to MRKNEFRNIAIIAHVDHGKTTLVDGMLRQSGIFRENQQVNDRVMDSMDLERERGITIMAKNTAVWYKHIKINIIDTPGHADFGGEVERSLNLVDGALLLVDASEGPLPQTRFVVKKALAKKLPIILVINKIDRSDSRINAVINEVYDLFIDLDADEEQIDFPILYTNAKLGVAHLELDDASENLKPLFDTIVSEIPGPKADDDATPQFLVTNLDYDSYVGQIAIGRLANGKLSMGMTYSLCGKNEITRGVKFSALYSFHGLGKKQVDVVHSGDIIALAGVDNIQIGDTISGLENPQPLPRIHVDEPTVSMIFYVNNSPFAGTEGQFLTSRHLRERLGRETKGNVAIKVIPQNRADAFEVRGRGELQMAVLIETMRREGYEFMVSKPQVIKKEIDGKFFEPVERIFIDVPEEYVGVVTEKLSKRKGRMTDLNNHGNGRVNIEFVIPTRGLIGFRSQFLTDTKGTGVMNALFEGFEPWFGPIPQRASGSLIADRAGRVTHYACVGMVDRGELFVSPNTQVYNGMVIGERNRNSDLEVNITKEKKLTNMRSSTSDATVTLRPPRLLSLDQSIEFIAEDELVEVTPKNIRLRKMELNVQKRTALKKKEKITEMKVA
- a CDS encoding carboxypeptidase-like regulatory domain-containing protein encodes the protein MRWTGMTMILLIFAGCIATQSGMRREKRRPFNPADYKFLQLTGTSEIEGQIVLPKPNGGKEFGVGCEVTLNPATSYSEEFYVKTVQNGIPIEEPDLRALKYIRKTVTDDSGKFVFKRLGEGKYYLYAPVKIEIPRGNGKTRKISTYVHQTIYLHTDEKLKVVLTK